The sequence GGCGCGCCACCCGTATACGAACGGTAGGGCGTGTGGAGACCGGAAGGGGCGGGGAGAACTATCTCCGCCCCTTCCAACTTATAGCGTGGCCCCGGGCTTGCCGCAAGGGCCGGGGCACCGGGCACAATGGTTGCCTCCCCGGCCGTCGGGGAGGCAACCACCGCCGTCGCGGGATGAGCCGCCACCGTCGACCAGATCGAAATGTGCACGCGCGCAATCGAATCAATCGACAGGCGCTCCCCACCCGGCAGCCCCACCGACCCTTGGAGCCGCCACTCATGACGCCCAGCGCCACCAGTGCATTCGACCTCAACCGTCACCCCGCCAAAGCCGACCCGACCCTCATCGCCGACGACGAACGGCACTTCGCCGCGATGGCCCGCAGCCTCGAGCAGTCGATCGCAGGGCTGACCGCCCGCCTCGACGTTCTCCGCAAGGCGCCGGGGGGCCACGGCCGTCAGGCACTCGATCGCGACCTCGAAGTGCACGAACTCGGCAAACGGTTGCGGACGTTGCGCCGCTACAGCCTGGATCTGTGTCTCGGCCGCGTCGTCGTCGGTGGCGACGACCCCCAGTACATCGGCCGGATCGGCCTGACCGATCCGGCCGGCAGGCAACTCCTGATCGACTGGCGCACACCGGCCGCCGCACCGTTCTTCGCGGCGACGCACGCCGACCCGATGGGCGTGGCGAGTCGACGACGGTACCGGTGGTCGCATGGCCGCATCACCGACTACTGGGACGAGGTCTTCACCGCCGAAGGACTCGACGGTCACGTGACCCTCGACGACGACTCGGCATTCATCGCGAGCCTCGGTGCGAGTCGGTCACCGCGGATGCGCGACGTCCTGGGCACGATCGCTGCCGACCAGGACGCCATCATCCGTGCGAGTTCGCGTGGAGCGTTGGTGGTCGACGGCGGCCCGGGCACCGGGAAGACCGTCGTCGCGCTGCACCGGGCGGCGTATCTCCTGTACGCGGACCCACGTTTCGCCGGCAACCGAGGAGGGGTGCTGGTGGTCGGACCTCACGAGCCCTACCTCGCCTATGTGGCGGACGTGCTGCCCGCTCTCGGCGAGGAGAGCGTGCAGACCTGCACCCTGCGAGATCTGCTCCCCGAGGGCGCGGTGGCGGCCGACGATGCAGACCGGGAGGTGGCGCGGCTCAAGTCCTCGGCGGACATGGTCGCGGCGATCGAACCCGCCGTCCGGTTCTACGAGGAGGCGCCGACCGATCCGCTGTTGGTCGAGACGCCGTGGTCCGAAGTCTGGATCACCGCTGCCGACTGGACGGAGGCCTTCGGGGCGCCCGAACCGGGGACACCGCACAACGAAGGCCGTGACGAGGTGTGGGAGTCGTTGGTGTCGATCATCCACGACAAGCACGAAGGTAGCGACGTCACGATGACGCGACTACGTAAGTCATTGGCGCAGAACGACGAATTGACCGCAGCCTTCAACCGCGCCTGGCCGATGCTCGACGCGACCGACCTCGTCGGAGACCTGTGGTCGGTGCCCGCGTACCTGCGGATGTGTGCTCCCCACCTGAGTCCCGGCGAAGTGAGGAAACTCCAGCGGGGGAATCCACAGGCCTGGACGGTCTCGGATCTGCCGATGCTCGACGCGGCGCGACGACGACTCGGCGACGCATCGGCCTCGATTCGTCGTCGACGGCGTGCGTCTGTACTGGCCGCCGAGCGGGAGCGGATGGACCAGGTGGTGACAGATCTTCTGGATGCACATGCCCACGACGACGGGGAGGGCGTGATGCCGATGTTGCGCGGCGCGGACATGCGCAACAGCCTTGTCGACGAGTCGGTTTCGCCGGCAGCGGACGTGGACGCCCTTGCCGGACCGTTTGCCCACATCATCGTCGACGAGGCCCAGGAGCTGAGCGATGCGCAATGGCAGATGCTGCTGTCCCGCTGCCCTTCTCGGAGTTTCACGGTGGTCGGCGACCGCGCCCAGGCACGACACGGGTTCACCGAGAGCTGGTCAGAACGCCTCGAGCGCATCGGGATCCGAGAAGTCACCCTGGCGTCGCTGTCGGTGAACTACCGGACACCGGCGGAGGTCATGGCGATGGCCGAGCCGGTCATCCGGTCGGCACTTCCGGACGCGAATGTCCCCACATCCATCCGTAGCAGTGGCATCCCCGTCGTCGACGGGGCCATATCGGATCTCGACGCGATCCTCGACCGGTGGTTGAGCGCAAACGACGAGGGAACCGCCTGTGTCATAGGCGGTTCCGGATTCGTAGAGCGGCCTCGGGTGCGATCGTTGACACCCGAGCATGCGAAGGGCCTCGAGTTCGACCTCGTCGTGATCGTTGATCCGGAGCGGTTCGGCAGCGGTATCGAGGGGGCGGTGGACCGCTACGTCGCGATGACGCGTGCGACGCAGGAGTTGGTCATCCTGCGCACCCCGTAACCCCCCACACTCCCTCCCCACACACCAACCCCTCCCCGCAGCCGCGACGGTTTCCGTCATCCGCGCCCCCGAAATGCCGTCGCGGATGACGGGAACCGTCGCGGCTGCGGGGTAGGGTACCCGAGGAGGGGAAGGGGGTGGGTCAGTATGCGGAGTTGACGTTGTCCATCGAACCGTAGGTCTGTGCCGCGTAGTTGCAGGCGGCGACGATGTTGGCGACCGGGTCCCAGACGTCGAACTTGGTCCCCTCCACGTGGTAGGCGGCGAACGTCGGATCGATCACCTGCAGCAGCCCCTTGGACGGGATGCCGGCCGCGGCGTTCGAGTCGTACAGGTTGATGGCCTGCGGGTTGCCTGTGGACTCACGCATGATGTTGCGCATGATGCCGTCGTAGCTGGCCGGGATGTTGTTCTTGGCCAGGATGTCGAGCGACTGACGAATCCAACCGTCGAGGTTGTTCGCGTACACCGGCGCGGGTGCAGGCGCCGGAGCTGGCGCGACGGCCGGCTTGGGAGCGGGAGCCGGAGCGGGCGCCGGAGCGGCCTCGGGCTTCGCCGCAGCGACGGTGTCGGCGACCGGCTTGACCTTCTCGGTGGCAGGCGCAGCCGCGCTGTGCCGCTGCTCGGCCTGAGCGGGCTCGGCGTTGCTGATCGATCCGACGGTGGCGACGGCGGTGACCGCGAGGGTCGCGGCGCCGACGGCGTGGGCGAAGCGTTTGCGGGACATGCTGCGGGCATGCTTCAGCGATTTGGTGATGACGAACATGAGATTGGATTCCTGATGCGTTGTGCGGCCGGTCTGTCGGCCGACAGCGGACAGCCTCCGACGCGCTGGGCGCACCGGCTACTCGCGTACCGCTGTGAATGGACTTGTACTGACTGCGGGACGCTGCCGTCCCGGACGCATGACGCAACCGACCTACCCGTTGTCTGGGTCCGGCCCGAGCTTCGCTCAGACGGCGACGGCGGCGGTCTTGGCCCCGATTGCCGTAGCGAGACCGCGGGTTGCGCATGCGGGGTTGATCCGCATAGCTACTCGACTTTCTCGTGCTGCACAGACTCGAGGTCTGTTGTCGTGGCAGATAACAGATTGATATACAAACCTGAGAAAAGCCCAAAGACGGACACCGCCGAGTGTCCTCATGCGCCCTTCGACGTCATGTCACACAGTGCCAAAACCACCTGTGCGCTGGTATTTCAACGTTTCACACCCGCGTGACCCGACTCACAAATCCTGTCAAGACAACAGGCCGATTCGAGGCGAATTCGTTACCGATTGGGGGTTAACGTCGCCCCGGCCGACGGTCTCGTCAGCCGCGCTGCGGTAGCGCCTGCATAATTCTGGTGATGCGAGCAGCGGCATCGAGCACGCCATCCACCTTTTCGTCGAGCGCCGCCCCCTGAACGCCTCGACGCGGCCGCCGACGCTGATCGACGCCACCACCACTCCCGCGCGCCCGAAGATCGGCGCGGCCACAGCAGCTACGCCGGCCAGATAGTCAGAATCGCTCACCGAGTAGCCCGCCTCTCGGACACTCGCGAGGTGCGAGGTGAGGCCTTCGACGTCAGTGAGAGTTCGCTCGGTGAACGAGGTGAGGCCGGCGCGAACCCATTGCGCACGAAGTTCTTCCGAGTTGGCAAGCATGACGATCGGACCCGCGGCCGCGTGGTAGGGCATCACCGAGCCGATGTTGATCCCGGCAACGATGAGCGGGTTGCTGCCTTCGACACGATCGATACACACAGCCCCCTGATCTGCAGGGACCATCAGGTATGCGGTGTCCCCAAATCTTTCCGCAAGTTGAACCATGAACGGCCTTGCCGCCGAACGGATATCCAGTTTTATGAGCGCTGCAGAGCCGACTTCGAACACCGGCATCGCCACTCGATACGCACCGTCGCCGGTCCGATCAACCCATCCGGCGTGAATCAACGTGGCCATCAGACGGTGCACGGTTGTCTTGTTCATGCCACTGGCCTCGGTCAGCTCATTCAGGGTCCACACCGGTCGATCTGCGCCGAAATGCTCAAGGAGCACGCACGCCTTGAGGACGGCTCCCACTACCTCTCGACCTGTTGAGGATTCGGGTTCGATTGGAGAGGCCACTGAAGGTTCTCACTTCCGTTGGGCGCGGATCGGTGTCGACATCATACGGACAGAGTCGAACCCGAAAGGGTTGACATGTGACTCAAGCCACCTTAGCGTCCATATCGAGATGCGAAATGCATTCCGCATTACGAAACGGAGACGATCACGTTGACCACCCCCACCCTGAAGGACCTCACCTCACACGGCATCGTCTATGCGCCTGGAGTATGGGATGGGCTGACCGCACGCCTTGCCGACCAGGCGGGGTTCAGCGCCCTGTGTGCGTCCGGATTCGCGATATCCGCTGCGTTGGGGCTCCCCGACGCGGAGCTCTACACGATGTCGGAGAACCTGCACGCCGTACGCACGATTCGAGAAGCATCACAATTGCCACTGGTCGCGGACATCGACACCGGGTACGGAAACGCGGTCAACGCCGCGCGCACAGCCACCAAGTTTGTAGACGCAGGTGTCCAGGGGATGTTCATGGAAGATCAGGTGTCCCCGAAATCGTGCCCGATCTGCGTGGGGGACCCGGTTGATCTCATCAGCGTCACCGAAGCGACCGGAAAGA is a genomic window of Gordonia sp. SID5947 containing:
- the helR gene encoding RNA polymerase recycling motor ATPase HelR, with protein sequence MTPSATSAFDLNRHPAKADPTLIADDERHFAAMARSLEQSIAGLTARLDVLRKAPGGHGRQALDRDLEVHELGKRLRTLRRYSLDLCLGRVVVGGDDPQYIGRIGLTDPAGRQLLIDWRTPAAAPFFAATHADPMGVASRRRYRWSHGRITDYWDEVFTAEGLDGHVTLDDDSAFIASLGASRSPRMRDVLGTIAADQDAIIRASSRGALVVDGGPGTGKTVVALHRAAYLLYADPRFAGNRGGVLVVGPHEPYLAYVADVLPALGEESVQTCTLRDLLPEGAVAADDADREVARLKSSADMVAAIEPAVRFYEEAPTDPLLVETPWSEVWITAADWTEAFGAPEPGTPHNEGRDEVWESLVSIIHDKHEGSDVTMTRLRKSLAQNDELTAAFNRAWPMLDATDLVGDLWSVPAYLRMCAPHLSPGEVRKLQRGNPQAWTVSDLPMLDAARRRLGDASASIRRRRRASVLAAERERMDQVVTDLLDAHAHDDGEGVMPMLRGADMRNSLVDESVSPAADVDALAGPFAHIIVDEAQELSDAQWQMLLSRCPSRSFTVVGDRAQARHGFTESWSERLERIGIREVTLASLSVNYRTPAEVMAMAEPVIRSALPDANVPTSIRSSGIPVVDGAISDLDAILDRWLSANDEGTACVIGGSGFVERPRVRSLTPEHAKGLEFDLVVIVDPERFGSGIEGAVDRYVAMTRATQELVILRTP
- a CDS encoding transglycosylase SLT domain-containing protein; amino-acid sequence: MFVITKSLKHARSMSRKRFAHAVGAATLAVTAVATVGSISNAEPAQAEQRHSAAAPATEKVKPVADTVAAAKPEAAPAPAPAPAPKPAVAPAPAPAPAPVYANNLDGWIRQSLDILAKNNIPASYDGIMRNIMRESTGNPQAINLYDSNAAAGIPSKGLLQVIDPTFAAYHVEGTKFDVWDPVANIVAACNYAAQTYGSMDNVNSAY
- a CDS encoding IclR family transcriptional regulator — its product is MLLEHFGADRPVWTLNELTEASGMNKTTVHRLMATLIHAGWVDRTGDGAYRVAMPVFEVGSAALIKLDIRSAARPFMVQLAERFGDTAYLMVPADQGAVCIDRVEGSNPLIVAGINIGSVMPYHAAAGPIVMLANSEELRAQWVRAGLTSFTERTLTDVEGLTSHLASVREAGYSVSDSDYLAGVAAVAAPIFGRAGVVVASISVGGRVEAFRGRRSTKRWMACSMPLLASPELCRRYRSAADETVGRGDVNPQSVTNSPRIGLLS